A stretch of the Hypomesus transpacificus isolate Combined female unplaced genomic scaffold, fHypTra1 scaffold_61, whole genome shotgun sequence genome encodes the following:
- the prelid1b gene encoding PRELI domain containing 1b, with translation MGKYFCSETDILSAWDQVLRAFWLRYPNPFSAHVLTEDVVFRELTADRRLLSRRLLTKTNRLPRWAEKVFPAHLSRCVYILEDSVVDPHTRQMTTTSWNLNHNTLMTIVERCVFQQEAEKTHLRREAWISSGVYGLSRPIQEFGLARFKSNQMKAVKGLEHALSKLQKMPPCLLGDQESDKPKSLPPSAASTTQKPQQFA, from the exons ATGGGGAAGTACTTCTGCAGTGAGACAGACATCCTGAGTGCCTGGGATCAGGTGCTGAGGGCCTTCTGGCTGCGCTACCCCAACCCcttcag CGCCCATGTCCTGACGGAGGACGTGGTGTTCCGGGAGCTGACCGCAGACAGGCGCTTGTTGTCACGGCGACTGCTGACCAAGACCAATCGCCTTCCTCGCTGGGCGGAGAAGGTATTCCCAGCACACCTCTCCAGGTGTGTCTACATTCTGGAAGATTCTGTGGTcgacccacacacacgccaaatgACCACAACCTCCTGGAACCTCAACCACAACACCCTgatg accatagtggagaggtgtgtgtttcagcaggaGGCTGAGAAGACTCACCTGAGGAGGGAAGCATGGATCTCCTCTGGAGTCTATGGGCTCTCCAGACctatccag gAGTTTGGCCTGGCAAGGTTTAAGAGTAATCAGATGAAAGCTGTGAAGGGGCTGGAGCACGCACTCTCCAAACTGCAGA AGATGCCCCCCTGTCTCCTTGGCGACCAGGAATCAGACAAGCCAAAGTCCTTGCCGCCATCAGCCGCCTCGACTACCCAGAAGCCTCAGCAGTTtgcatga
- the LOC124465895 gene encoding vegetative cell wall protein gp1-like: MEYHSGSLPLLGRPRYCPGSATGGYLCETGHCCGDTGCCTYYYELWWFWLLWTVLILFSCCCAYRHRRAKLRGQQEQRDTSLLACHGPALYSSSMLDLSFLASLKLPTYEEVAAQPSTPPPPYSAVFASQGGAARFPQPPRHPGPHPGPHPGPSDGPSSFSSDNSSSCSCDSCCPSSPCSSSLSAPVTYETDTSHASTPSDATPLPLEAVMETAITVTTEMDPDANSSMTVAEVTVATVAGDVDLPRDAIQDATMVTVTITEVTMTDAVAVMTSAPEKTMAAHPSMAASPASSMQDPPHSPTSCPSNPAPPDQAAPTFAPVSQLTLSPDPTPASTPASIPASASTPASAPAPVLIQTPAPNKPQEPALEEHPNMAPNTPAPASAPASAPSPASALASALAPVPAPASTPAPALSLLTPLVPLTEAPPPSPRASVSPPKQTLFSPCVDVYEAAPPTWEGEEGEEDVGADESQYRHRRLTGDSGIEVCRCQVEREEEEEEEEEGEGEEEEGGGRRGGGDGGGSEVIQVHDSVDCLIARGQGSGVGLTLCSPAPTTPVGEEGAVVVVVETV, translated from the exons ATGGAGTACCACAGTGGTAGCCTGCCCCTGCTTGGGAGACCCCGTTACTGCCCCGGCAGTGCCACGGGAGGCTACCTGTGTGAGACTGGACACTGCTGCGGAGACACTGGCTGCTGTACCTACTACTATGAGCTGTGGT ggTTCTGGCTGCTGTGGACGGTACTGATCCTGTTCAGCTGCTGCTGTGCGTATCGTCACCGCCGGGCCAAGCTGAGGGGccagcaggagcagagagacaccAGCCTGCTGGCCTGCCACGGCCCcgccctctactcctcctccatgcTGGACCTCA gtttccTGGCCTCTCTGAAGCTGCCCACCTATGAGGAGGTGGCAGCCCAGCCCAGCACCCCCCCGCCTCCCTACAGCGCCGTGTTCGCCTCCCAGGGGGGCGCTGCTCGCTTCCCCCAGCCCCCGCGCCACCCTGGCCCCCACCCTGGCCCCCACCCTGGCCCCAGCGATGgcccctcctccttcagctctgACAACAG ctccagctgctcctgcgactcctgctgcccctcctccccctgtagCTCCTCCCTCTCCGCCCCTGTCACCTACGAGACGGACACAAGCCACGCCTCCACTCCCAGCGATGCCACTCCCCTGCCGCTTGAAGCTGTCATGGAGACCGCCATCACAGTGACCACTGAGATGGACCCGGACGCCAACAGCAGCATGACCGTTGCCGAGGTAACTGTTGCTACAGTGGCCGGTGATGTTGACCTGCCAAGGGATGCTATTCAGGATGCAACCATGGTAACTGTCACCATAACAGAGGTTACCATGACGGATGCTGTGGCTGTGATGACCAGTGCGCCTGAAAAGACTATGGCTGCACACCCAAGCATggctgcctcccctgcctcctccatgCAGGaccccccacactcccccacctcctgccctagcaaccctgcccccccagaccAAGCAGCCCCCACCTTCGCCCCTGTGTCTCAGCTGACTCTCTCACCTGAcccaaccccagcctcaaccccagcctcaatcccagcctcagcctcaaccccagctTCAGCTCCAGCCCCAGTCTTGATCCAAACACCAGCACCAAACAAACCGCAAGAACCAGCGCTTGAAGAGCATCCTAACATGGCACCAAAtacaccagccccagcctcagccccagcctcagccccatccccagcctcagctTTAGCCTCAGCTTtagccccagtcccagctccagcctcaaccccagccccagccctctcttTGTTGACCCCCCTGGTCCCCCTGacagaagccccccccccctccccccgggccTCGGTCTCCCCCCCCAAGCAGACTCTGTTCTCCCCCTGCGTGGACGTGTACGAGGCCGCCCCCCCcacctgggagggggaggagggggaggaggacgtgGGGGCAGATGAGAGCCAGTACCGCCACAGACGACTGACCGGAGACTCCGGCATCGAGGTGTGTCGCTgtcaggtggagagggaggaggaggaggaggaggaggaggagggggagggggaggaggaggaggggggaggcaggagagggggaggtgatggaggagggagtgaggtcATTCAGGTACATGACAGTGTTGACTGTCTAATCgctaggggtcaggggtcaggggtggggCTAACCCTCTGTAGCCCCGCCCCTACCACACcagtgggtgaggagggtgctgtggtggttgttgtggagactgtgtga